A genomic segment from Leptolyngbya boryana PCC 6306 encodes:
- a CDS encoding ABC transporter substrate-binding protein: MTKMSRRTVIRSGLAAGALLAATSCKRQSASSGPTVITNSIKDVTLRMIGTGAAQINDIKEKAEQELGFKLQLRALSTEENNQIAITQPKQYDMFDGEYFSLPLVFPSGNLQPIEVKRIKNWDKIVPYFTTGKFDSSSRVNDSQGTAPFKVMYVKDKDSKEFSTTPTDWATLIPFQYNADTLGYRPDLTGKKIESWAELLDSKFKGKTALLDIPSIGIMDAAMVLEAAGMMKFGDKGNMTKEELDKVAQMLVKLKKDGQFRAFWKTFDESVNLMSSGEVALQSMWSPAVTAVKAKGIQCTYAPLKEGYRGWGGGIGLSRNLSGIALDAAYEYLNWMLDGWVGAFLGRQGYYSAAPETARKFMKAEEWDYWYEGKPAAIDIVDPFGKKIDSKGAIRDGGSFKDRFSNIVCWNSVMKEQTYLVQKWNEFVAA; the protein is encoded by the coding sequence ATGACGAAGATGAGTCGGCGAACTGTAATTCGTTCAGGATTAGCAGCAGGTGCATTGCTTGCAGCCACAAGCTGTAAAAGGCAATCAGCAAGTAGCGGTCCTACTGTCATTACCAATTCGATCAAAGATGTAACGCTGCGCATGATTGGAACAGGTGCAGCCCAAATCAACGACATCAAGGAAAAAGCAGAGCAAGAGTTAGGATTCAAGCTGCAATTACGTGCGCTCAGCACTGAGGAAAACAACCAAATCGCGATTACTCAGCCGAAACAGTATGATATGTTCGACGGTGAGTATTTCAGTCTCCCTTTGGTGTTTCCGTCTGGAAACTTACAGCCGATCGAAGTGAAGCGCATCAAGAACTGGGATAAGATTGTGCCTTACTTCACAACGGGCAAGTTCGATAGCAGTTCACGCGTGAATGACTCTCAAGGAACTGCACCATTTAAGGTCATGTATGTCAAAGACAAGGACTCCAAGGAATTTTCAACGACTCCAACAGATTGGGCAACTCTGATTCCATTCCAATACAATGCAGATACGCTTGGCTACCGTCCTGATCTCACGGGCAAGAAGATCGAATCTTGGGCAGAACTACTCGATAGCAAGTTTAAGGGCAAAACGGCGCTGTTAGACATTCCCTCGATCGGGATTATGGATGCAGCAATGGTACTCGAAGCTGCTGGCATGATGAAGTTTGGCGATAAAGGCAACATGACCAAAGAGGAACTCGATAAGGTTGCCCAGATGCTCGTGAAGCTGAAGAAAGACGGACAGTTTCGCGCGTTCTGGAAGACGTTCGATGAATCGGTGAATTTGATGTCTTCAGGAGAAGTTGCCCTGCAATCAATGTGGTCGCCTGCGGTTACAGCCGTGAAAGCGAAAGGGATTCAGTGTACTTATGCGCCGTTGAAAGAAGGCTATCGCGGTTGGGGTGGCGGAATCGGGTTGTCTCGCAATCTATCCGGCATCGCGCTCGATGCGGCTTACGAGTACCTGAACTGGATGCTCGATGGCTGGGTGGGTGCGTTCTTGGGTCGTCAAGGTTACTACAGTGCTGCTCCTGAAACTGCGCGGAAATTTATGAAAGCAGAGGAGTGGGACTATTGGTATGAAGGTAAACCTGCTGCGATCGACATTGTTGATCCGTTCGGCAAAAAGATCGACTCAAAAGGTGCAATTCGCGACGGTGGCTCATTCAAAGATCGCTTCTCTAACATTGTTTGCTGGAATTCAGTCATGAAAGAGCAGACTTATCTGGTGCAGAAGTGGAATGAGTTTGTCGCTGCTTAA
- a CDS encoding ABC transporter ATP-binding protein, producing the protein MTVNSGRVSGAQNATQLTGNGIQQALASVAAGVGLRNVTKKYGSVTAVENITLDIPAGKYCCLLGPSGCGKTTVLRMIAGHEEISSGEIFIGDRRVNDIPAAKRSTSMMFQSYALFPHKTIWQNVDFGLKMQNVPEAERRARVGEILEMVGLSHTSDRKPTQLSGGQQQRIALARALVTRPQVLMLDEPLSALDENLRVKMRTELRNIQKQFGLTFIQVTHHVEEAFALSDSVVVMNHGKLDQVAAPQEIFSTPASQFVAKFMGDNNIFTGKVIQCAPDTDGTDLVELEIEGLGSLMAKGYCVQPGQMAACSVRPDLMSIESSTSSAPTPYANRVSARITGIEMTGYVTRISLMAEATGQELLYKVRTEDWNNETYAEGQLVTLRWSAENCVFLAH; encoded by the coding sequence GTCGGGCTTCGCAACGTCACGAAAAAGTATGGCAGTGTTACTGCTGTCGAAAACATTACACTGGACATTCCTGCTGGAAAGTATTGCTGTTTGCTCGGACCAAGTGGCTGCGGCAAAACTACGGTACTTCGCATGATTGCAGGTCACGAGGAGATTTCGAGCGGCGAGATTTTTATTGGCGATCGACGAGTCAACGACATTCCTGCGGCAAAACGCAGTACGTCAATGATGTTCCAAAGCTATGCGCTGTTTCCACATAAGACCATTTGGCAGAATGTGGACTTTGGGCTAAAAATGCAGAATGTTCCTGAAGCAGAGCGACGAGCGCGAGTCGGAGAAATCTTAGAAATGGTCGGGCTGAGTCATACTAGCGATCGTAAACCGACTCAACTCAGCGGCGGTCAACAACAGCGAATTGCACTGGCTCGAGCCTTAGTAACTCGTCCCCAAGTCTTGATGTTAGATGAGCCGCTGAGCGCGCTCGATGAAAACCTGCGCGTGAAGATGCGAACCGAGTTGCGTAACATTCAAAAGCAGTTCGGACTCACTTTTATTCAAGTGACGCACCATGTTGAAGAAGCATTTGCGCTTTCAGATAGCGTGGTCGTAATGAACCACGGAAAACTCGATCAAGTCGCAGCACCGCAAGAGATCTTTAGCACTCCTGCCTCACAGTTTGTCGCAAAGTTCATGGGCGACAATAACATCTTTACGGGCAAAGTCATTCAATGTGCTCCGGACACCGACGGTACGGATCTCGTGGAACTGGAAATCGAAGGACTGGGATCATTGATGGCAAAAGGCTATTGCGTCCAACCAGGACAGATGGCAGCTTGCTCAGTGCGTCCGGATTTAATGTCGATCGAATCCTCCACCTCATCTGCTCCAACTCCTTACGCAAACCGAGTTTCAGCCCGAATCACTGGAATCGAGATGACTGGATACGTCACGCGCATTTCATTGATGGCAGAAGCAACGGGACAGGAATTGCTTTACAAAGTCCGAACTGAAGATTGGAACAATGAGACATACGCAGAGGGGCAACTGGTCACGCTCCGTTGGTCAGCCGAAAACTGTGTGTTTCTGGCTCATTAA